The following are from one region of the Spodoptera frugiperda isolate SF20-4 chromosome 20, AGI-APGP_CSIRO_Sfru_2.0, whole genome shotgun sequence genome:
- the LOC118280563 gene encoding uncharacterized protein LOC118280563, protein MPMTSINVAEWTVEQVADWLSGLGPTVARYVPALRERGLDGAKLLTLRCDDLEYLGVHVIGHQELLLEAVEHLRNFQYEVSRECVQQLALRVSVVATTVVRTLAAHCDARLETQTLADVATTVHAVKPLVCWLDRWSLCGSGLSERKAALLKLSLEAATCAQRDRFAEHPARAVAAAAAATAATADYIIQDVSDPMILQPASVDTVTLRQGGKPLGFDVVPSFCGHHQLADIRFGSPAHASGAVHNGDEIVQVGSQCVIGWSGAGVVRACVAAGPELTLRLRRRAAGGALQATLGPALRPRLLRPAPQPPAPAPAPSESDESEALSPPASPTQLQPDHTRMYPPKPRAAVQRRHTISGDSSLYKRPSHTIEQFWQELKQQRWGREGGSISMSPAPDEAALYARDKAVSCSTGLELSPRPRTCLGVVLDRARPPPVPSGPGLAPQGPSVAPSGPQPGDEPAASDRNRGKLDKSHSTPAYDFDASLDEPGPLAAQTIPESPTTPTDSPLALHLTDKADRILDFKKSSSQIGEAIQRGRRSNADEKSVPTEPESHADDDMFAGERDESTTERILETINIAMMEHRRRTERADTDGDTYRPQPAPRPAPPPRPGGLVAGGAGARAVSGRAPQFPVLRAVPRPEEPPTSPLKPVRPGDGTHISVPLRHITKHDIRVIPSERHEMPAINSPVSEPPAMGLGSPGAGSVGSLRRHSPGPPGTGTGDIVIGAHVNTDSSSGKGHALSPTSAVRGIFPNSKSRSLKKKSSILAKRRAVPARALAQRAAVGAVWQRVRVGGAPVRWARRQLLLAHAVLYVYRSLSCARAACMVHVAGCAVSAAPEVKSRAHAFKVYHTGTAFYFATDTRDAQLAWIQLIHRATLLPSLASNMDVSKQFSETDYSETESDTESPQTETRERDKDKDKDKSKFGSLKKLTHRMQRGDTQDAAPHSSTSLDRKYLRFFYRNKPKDDAKPKNKQSGVPVPTDHYRSYRRVASPAGPGSDGASDAGGAPGGAPGGGPGKLAPPVAPRLPKPINYIHASNPNLLDFDNSDFVTKPTLHVPKPKAKVEGVGLVTLEQFMLDKQAEERRDTYSGRLLRADAARARDLRARLQHVVPDVIYGELCAGDSTARSPGRNVHGYEKIVYRDEATSSSSTQSGAGASLTQSGHSTTSVLSGHSGQGGQGGQGGPAGPGGQAVTAGGCRRRRRPGARAARAARRALAGLTAQERQGALESCRAQTRAARQTVPPPAVSPHVRGGDILPAAAAAPLVLLDYWTTAGLLDHCRTTNGGTLQQLYEEGAGELSSPAVIVFESPSGSGARGESPIRAPSRRTSDSESDAPPVSDASIRSKRLTRASFKRPRLEEDQEGLALSFNTQEAPAPKISTAARGKGKGKGCKRSAATARTEPANRLSDSSIVDVTAADGLEAEHDSVGLRQTIKEELRRLAGKKSQPARNEQMKSAETTIMSAVFKRCGLPSAEKVHSELVIMRRELARLSASNAALEAELQATKAELAASRGSRPQPMPESDMLGLMRREMAAFRQRFDVLESKVLRPPLAASQTASRSYAAVAAKPSGETGRGTQPTARARAAPPARAPVPPPVQVEPPPNAPTGRRNKRKGGVTAQQAVSPATVTPTQPARDLGGGEWQPDAVQRGVTYGDVLAKLKGAVTPAEFGAPDGFAIKATATGARLLEVPGATSGPSADALAERLRACLGADEVRVSRPTKCLDLRIMGLDDSVTEQEVVAALRERSLHTRPALSYYVYSLTTAARRPSPVATARRPSLPPVARRYRPSPVATARRPSLPPVARRYRPSPAARQHSDAAPQGFGSANNSVFLAAAVDTSADGRSRGNANNCRRHDDAPIC, encoded by the exons ATGCCGATGACTAGCATCAACGTTGCGGAATGGACCGTGGAGCAGGTTGCGGACTGGCTGTCGG GGCTGGGCCCGACCGTGGCGCGCTACGTGCCGGCGCTGCGGGAGCGCGGCCTGGACGGCGCCAAGCTGCTCACGCTGCGCTGCGACGACCTCGAGTACCTCGGGGTGCACGTCATCGGCCACCAGGAACTGCTGCTGGAGGCCGTCGAGCATCTCCGGAACTTT CAATACGAGGTATCCCGTGAGTGCGTGCAGCAACTAGCGCTGCGCGTGTCAGTGGTGGCCACCACCGTGGTGCGCACCCTGGCTGCGCACTGCGATGCGCGCCTCGAGACACAGACACTGGCTGACGTCGCCACTACTGTACACGCAGTCAAACCACTCGTCTGCTGGCTCGATAG ATGGTCCCTGTGCGGCAGTGGTCTGTCGGAGCGCAAGGCGGCGCTGCTGAAGTTGTCGCTGGAGGCGGCGACGTGCGCCCAGCGCGACCGCTTCGCCGAGCATCCCGCGCGGGccgtcgccgccgccgccgccgccaccgccgccaccgccgACTATATCATACAG GATGTATCAGATCCAATGATCCTGCAGCCTGCGTCAGTAGACACGGTGACATTACGGCAGGGTGGTAAGCCCCTGGGTTTCGACGTGGTGCCTTCATTTTGTGGGCACCACCAGTTGGCTGATATACGGTTTGGGTCGCCGGCACACGCGTCCGGAGCCGTGCACAATGGTGACGAGATAGTCCAG GTGGGGTCGCAGTGTGTGATCGGGTGGAGCGGCGCGGGCGTGGTGCGCGCCTGCGTGGCGGCGGGGCCCGAGCTCACGCTGCGGCTGCGGCGCCGGGCCGCGGGCGGCGCGCTGCAGGCCACGCTGGGCCCCGCGCTGCGGCCCCGCCTGCTGCGGCCCGCGCCCCAGCCGCCGGCCCCGGCGCCCGCGCCGTCCGAGTCGGACGAGAGCGAGGCGCTGTCCCCGCCCGCGTCGCCCACGCAGCTGCAGCCCGACCACACCAG GATGTATCCTCCTAAACCGAGAGCTGCTGTTCAGAGGCGGCATACGATAAGTGGCGACAGTTCTTTATACAAACGACCGAGCCACACCATCGAACAG TTCTGGCAAGAGCTGAAGCAACAGAGGTGGGGTCGCGAAGGAGGCAGTATCAGTATGTCACCTGCACCGGACGAGGCCGCACTGTACGCGCGGGACAAG GCGGTGTCGTGTAGTACAGGGCTGGAGCTGTCCCCCCGGCCCCGCACGTGTCTGGGGGTAGTACTGGACCGGGCGCGGCCCCCGCCCGTACCCTCGGGGCCTGGCTTGGCGCCCCAGGGGCCCAGCGTGGCGCCCTCTGGCCCGCAGCCTGGCGACGAGCCCGCGGCGTCAGACCGCAATCGCGGTAAGCTAGACAAGAGTCACTCGACTCCTGCCTACGACTTCGATGCGAGTCTGGACGAGCCAGGCCCCCTCGCCGCACAGACTATACCGGAATCCCCCACTACACCCACGGACAGTCCACTGGCGCTACACTTGACGGACAAAGCAGACCGTATCCTTGACTTCAAGAAGTCAAGTTCTCAAATCGGCGAGGCGATACAGCGTGGAAGACGCAGTAATGCTGATGAAAAATCCGTGCCAACGGAACCGGAGTCACACGCCGACGACGATATGTTTGCGGGCGAACGAGACGAGAGCACCACGGAGCGGATACTGGAGACCATCAACATCGCCATGATGGAGCACCGCCGCCGGACCGAGCGCGCCGACACTGACGGCGATACCTACAG GCCCCAACCGGCGCCccggcccgcgcccccgccccggCCAGGCGGGCTGGtggcggggggcgcgggggcgcgtgCAGTGTCGGGGCGCGCCCCCCAGTTCCCCGTGCTGCGCGCCGTGCCGCGGCCGGAGGAGCCGCCCACGTCGCCGCTCAAGCCGGTCCGGCCCGGGGACGGCACGCAT atatcagTTCCTCTTCGTCATATAACGAAGCACGACATTCGAGTGATACCGAGCGAGCGACACGAGATGCCAGCCATCAACAGTCCCGTCAGCGAGCCCCCGGCGATGGGTCTGGGCAGTCCGGGTGCGGGGTCCGTCGGGTCCCTGCGGCGGCACTCGCCCGGGCCCCCGGGCACCGGTACCGGGGACATCGTGATCGGGGCCCACGTCAACACGGACTCCTCGTCCGGGAAAGGTCACGCCTTGTCGCCGACCAGCGCGGTCCGCGGCATCTTCCCCAACTCCAAGTCCAGGAGCTTGAAGAAGAAGAGTTCTATTCTGGCCA AGCGTCGCGCGGTCCCTGCGCGTGCGCTGGCGCAGCGCGCCGCCGTCGGCGCCGTGTGGCAGCGGGTGCGGGTGGG gggggcgccggTCCGCTGGGCGCGGCGCCAACTACTGCTGGCGCACGCGGTGCTGTACGTGTACCGCAGCCTGtcgtgcgcgcgcgccgcgtgcATGGTGCACGTGGCGGGCTGCGCGGTCAGCGCGGCGCCCGAGGTCAAGTCGCGCGCGCACGCCTTCAAGGTGTACCACACGGGCACGGCCTTCTACTTCGCCACCGACACGCGCGACGCGCAGCTCGCCTGGATCCAGCTCATCCACCGCGCCACGCTGCTGCCCTCGCTCGCCTCCAAC ATGGACGTGTCGAAGCAGTTCTCCGAGACCGACTACTCGGAGACGGAGTCGGACACGGAGAGTCCACAGACGGAGACTCGGGAGCGCGACAAGGACAAGGACAAGGACAAGTCCAAGTTCGGGTCGCTGAAGAAGCTGACGCACCGCATGCAGCGCGGCGACACGCAGGACGCCGCGCCGCACTCCTCCACGTCGCTCGACCGCAAGTACCTGCGCTTCTTCTACAGGAACAAGCCCAAGGACGACGCCAAGCCCAAG AACAAACAATCCGGAGTCCCGGTGCCTACGGACCACTACCGCAGCTACAGACGTGTAGCGAGCCCTGCGGGCCCCGGCTCGGACGGCGCCAGCGACGCGGGCGGGGCGCCGGGCGGGGCGCCGGGCGGGGGCCCGGGCAAGCTGGCGCCCCCCGTGGCCCCGCGGCTGCCGAAGCCCATCAACTACATCCACGCGTCCAACCCCAACCTGCTGGACTTCGACAACAGCGACTTCGTCACCAAGCCCACGCTGCACGTGCCCAAACCTAAGGCCAAA GTGGAGGGGGTGGGGCTGGTGACCCTGGAGCAGTTCATGCTGGACAAGCAGGCCGAGGAGCGCCGCGACACCTACAGCGGACGCCTGCTGCGGGCCGACGCCGCCCGCGCCAGGGACCTCAGGGCCCGCCTGCAGCATGTCG TGCCGGACGTGATCTACGGCGAGCTATGTGCCGGGGACAGTACGGCGCGCTCGCCCGGACGGAACGTACACGG CTATGAAAAAATCGTGTACCGAGACGAGGCTACCAGCAGTAGCTCGACACAGAGCGGCGCAGGCGCTAGTCTCACGCAGTCTGGACATAGCACTACCTCGGTATTGTCGGGACATAGTGGGCAGGGCGGACAAGGCGGGCAAGGGGGCCCGGCCGGGCCGGGCGGGCAGGCCGTGACAGCGGGCGGGTGTCGGCGGCGGCGTCGTCCCGGAGCGCGCGCGGCGCGGGCCGCCCGCCGAGCGCTGGCGGGACTCACTGCGCAGGAACGACAAG GTGCACTGGAGTCGTGCCGAGCCCAAACCCGCGCCGCTAGACAG ACGGTACCCCCACCTGCAGTGTCCCCCCACGTTCGAGGCGGAGACATACTCCCTGCTGCGGCCGCCGCACCACTAGTACTGCTGGACTACTGGACCACTGCGGGACTACTGGACCACTGCCGCACTACCAATGGAGGGACATTGCAACAACTAT ATGAGGAGGGGGCAGGTGAGCTCAGCTCGCCTGCAGTAATAGTTTTTGAGAGCCCtagtggctctggtgcccgTGGGGAATCCCCCATACGAGCGCCAAGTCGGAGGACGTCGGACTCGGAGTCTGACGCCCCACCCGTATCCGACGCGAGCATTAGGTCAAAGCGCCTAACGCGAGCGTCATTTAAGCGTCCCAGACTAGAGGAGGACCAGGAGGGACTGGCGTTGTCCTTCAACACGCAGGAGGCCCCAGCCCCAAAAATATCCACGGCCGCGAGGGGCAAGGGCAAGGGCAAGGGCTGCAAGAGGTCAGCAGCCACTGCCCGCACCGAGCCAGCCAACCGACTGTCAGATTCCTCCATAGTGGATGTGACTGCTGCCGATGGCTTAGAGGCTGAGCACGATTCCGTTGGTCTCCGCCAAACCATCAAGGAGGAGCTCCGCAGGCTGGCTGGTAAGAAATCCCAGCCTGCCAGAAATGAGCAAATGAAGTCGGCGGAGACCACCATAATGTCAGCGGTCTTTAAACGGTGTGGGCTGCCCTCAGCCGAAAAAGTGCATAGCGAGCTGGTCATAATGCGGCGAGAACTGGCGCGGCTGTCAGCCTCTAATGCGGCTCTGGAGGCCGAGCTTCAGGCAACCAAAGCTGAGCTAGCCGCTTCACGTGGAAGCCGACCCCAGCCCATGCCGGAGTCTGACATGCTCGGACTGATGCGGCgggagatggctgctttccGGCAGCGTTTTGACGTGCTGGAAAGTAAGGTCCTGCGTCCACCTCTAGCAGCGAGTCAGACGGCCTCGCGCTCATATGCGGCTGTTGCGGCCAAGCCTTCTGGTGAGACTGGCCGCGGCACTCAACCGACGGCGAGGGCAAGAGCGGCTCCTCCTGCGAGGGCCCCGGTGCCTCCACCAGTGCAGGTGGAGCCTCCACCGAATGCGCCAACAGGGcgcagaaataaaagaaaagggGGAGTAACGGCTCAGCAGGCCGTTAGCCCGGCCACAGTTACGCCTACCCAGCCGGCAAGAGATCTCGGTGGTGGCGAGTGGCAA CCCGATGCTGTCCAAAGGGGCGTGacatatggcgacgtcctcgccaaattaaagggggcggtgactcctgCGGAGTTCGGGGCACCTGACGGGTTTGCAATCAAGGCAACTGCGACTGGAGCCCGTCTActggaggtccccggcgcgacTAGTGGTCCGTCCGCAGACGCCCTAGCTGAAAGGCTCCGGGCGTGTCTTGGTGCGGacgaggttcgcgtgtccaggcccacaaAATGCTTGGATCTGCGAATAATGGGCCTGGATGACTCCGTAACGGAACAAgaggtggtggccgct TTGAGGGAACGTAGTTTACATACGCGGCCCGCGTTATCGTATTACGTTTATTCGCTCACGACTGCCGCCCGCCGCCCGTCGCCCGTCGCTACCGCCCGTCGCCCGTCGCTACCGCCCGTCGCCCGTCGCTACCGCCCGTCGCCCGTCGCTACCGCCCGTCGCCCGTCGCTACCGCCCGTCGCCCGTCGCTACCGCCCGTCGCCCGCCGCCCGCCAACACTCT GACGCAGCACCTCAGGGCTTCGGTTCCGCAAACAATTCCGTATTCCTGGCGGCAGCAGTAGATACATCAGCGGATGGTCGGTCACGCGGTAATGCTAACAACTGCCGGCGTCACGACGACGCTCCAATATGCTAA